In Providencia rettgeri, the following proteins share a genomic window:
- a CDS encoding VOC family protein → MELKPTAILIHVPDVQAGLAWYQKAFPQARAEYLPNFDFTLLHVGDFTIEVVQADKKVSEGKKGTVLYWQVDNFDLAFEHFTQLGAKLYRGPMLIDGNNRMCQLEDPFGNLMGLKGR, encoded by the coding sequence ATGGAACTAAAACCTACTGCAATTTTAATCCACGTACCCGATGTACAAGCAGGATTGGCTTGGTACCAGAAAGCGTTTCCACAGGCAAGGGCGGAGTACCTGCCTAATTTTGATTTCACGTTATTACATGTCGGGGACTTCACGATAGAAGTGGTGCAAGCGGATAAAAAAGTCAGTGAAGGTAAAAAAGGAACGGTATTGTATTGGCAAGTCGATAATTTTGATTTGGCTTTTGAGCATTTCACTCAGCTAGGGGCAAAACTGTACCGCGGGCCAATGTTAATAGATGGTAATAATCGAATGTGTCAACTTGAAGACCCGTTTGGCAATTTAATGGGTTTAAAAGGGCGGTAA